Genomic DNA from Paracoccus aminophilus JCM 7686:
AGCTGCCCGCCGTCGCCCGCGCCCCGATCGCCGGGCCCGAGGCAACGCCGCCGCCGAGAAAGCCGGTCGGATCGCCGAGCCCGGTCACCACGCGCATCGGCCCGCCCGATGAGGCACCAAGCGCCGAGAGGTTGACGCCCAGCCGTTGCAGATCGGTGCGCGAGGCCTCGACAAAGCGCACCCGCAGCGAAACCTGCGTGCCGCCGCCATAGCGCGTGCGATCCTGCACGGCGATGCCATCGGCCTCATAGGCGCGCTGCGCCGCCGAGACCGAACGCGCCTCATCGACATTGCGCGCATTGCCGGTGATGATGACGGTATTCTCGCGCCGATTGGCGGACAGCCCCGGTGCAAGCAGCCCCTCCGCGCCAAGCCCCGAGGGACGGACCTCGACCTGATAGGTTGCGATCTGTTTGTCGGCGGCATCGCTCAGGACGATATTCGTGCGCCCCGGCGCAATCCCGGTGACATAGATCGTCGAGGGCGAGATCGCCATGGCATCGGCAATCATCGGATCGGCGACGAAGACGGTCACGGTTTCCTCGGGCAGCTCGATCGGGCGGCCATCGCCTTCGGTCACGACAAGCCGGGTCGGCGCGGCGGCGGCAATCCCCGCAAGCACGAGAAGCAGTGCAAAAGCAGCAGCGATCCGGGCAGTCAGCCGCGAGATCAGGTGGCGCAGCGGACGGGTGGTCAGGCGGGTGGTCGGGGAGCGCAAAAACCGGCTCATCGGATCGTCAACATAGCGAGGGGTTGGACCTTGTAACTGGGCGCCACTTCCTTGTGAGAGATCACGGCGAAATTCATGTCGTGATTGGTCAGGAAGCGGCGCAGGAAACGGCGAATGTCCATCGAGGACAGGAAAACCGGCGGGCGGGCATGGCCCGTCGGATCGCCGATCGCGGATTTGAGCGCTTCAAGCAGCTTGCGCGATTGCTGCGCCTCAAGCGCCAGATAGACCCCGGAGGGGGCCTGACGGATCGCGCCGCGGATCGCCTCTTCGATATCGGTCTCGACGACGAACGCCGGGATGAAGCGCTCGCCATCGGCGAATTTGAAGCTGATCTGGCGCGCAAGTGCGGTGCGGACATATTCGGCGAGAAGCTCGGGGTCTTTCTCGCGCGGGGCCCAATCGACGATGGTTTCAAGCAGGATGCGCAGGTTGCGGACCGGGATCTCTTCCTCGACCAGACGCCGCATGACGGCGGCGATCTTTTGCAAGGGCAGCGCCTTTTGCGCCTCGGCAACAAGGCTCGCGTAACGCGCCTCGGTCGCGGACAGAAGCGCGCTGACCTCTTGGACGCCCAGAAATTCGGCGGCATGGCGCGGCAAACGGCCAGCCGCGACGCGGGCTAAGGCCTCTGCCGGGGTCTGGAAGGGGATGCCCGCATGGCGCAGCTCGGCTGCGGCCTCGGGCGGGCACCACCAGCCTTGGGCATCCGAGGGGCCGGTCTCGACCCGCTCGACCGAGATGCCCATGATGCGCGCGGCATCTGGCAGATCGGTCAGCCGCAGGCGGCCTGCGGGCAGATGGCCCTCGCCGACCGGGACATTCTCGACCCGCAACTGCCAGCGATCGCCCGGCATCAGGGGATCGGTCGAGAGCTGCAGGCGCGGGAAAGGCACGCCGAGCTCATCGAAAAGCCGCGTCCGCTCGCGCAGAGCCGCATCCTCGAAAGCGGCGCGGTCCAGCCCGGCAGCAAGATCGCGGCCCACGGTCAGCTGCACCGGCGTCATCGGCGTCATCATCAGATCTTGCCGACTGTCGCGGCGTGCGCTTGCACCCGGCTGATCCTCGGCCTCAGCGGCTTCGCGCGCGCGGCGCGTGGCCATCAGCCCCGCCCCGGCAAAGGCCAAGGCGAGCGCGATGAAGACCAGCTTCGGAAAGCCCGGCACCAGCGCGAAGCCCAAAAGCACAAGCGCCGCCACATATAGCGGGCGGGCATGGCCGCCGATCTGCGCGGCAATGTCGCGCCCCAGATCGGCCGAGCCTTCATGCGTAATGCGGGTGATGACGATGCCAGAGCTGATCGCGACGATCAGCGCCGGGATCTGGCTGACCATGCCATCGCCGACCGTCAGCACCGAATAAAGATGCAGCGCATCGCCAAAGGCCATGCCGTTCTGGCCGACGCCGACGCCAAGGCCGCCGAGAATATTGACCGCGATGATGATGAGACCGGCAATCGCATCGCCCTTCACGAATTTCATCGCCCCGTCCATCGAGCCGTAAAATTCGCTTTCCATTTGAAGCGCCTCGCGGCGGCGACGGGCCTCGGCAATGTCGATCTCGCCCGCGCGCATGTCGCTGTCGATCGACATCTGCCGCCCCGGCAGCGCATCAAGCGAGAAGCGCGCCGAGACCTCGGCCACCCGCTCCGAGCCCTTGGTGATGACGATGAACTGGACGATGGTGATGATCAGAAAGACCACGATGCCGACGACCAGCGAGCCGCCCAGCACAAATTTGCCGAAGGTCTCGACGATCTGGCCCGCATCGGCATGGAGCAGGATCATCCGCGTCGTCGAAATCCCGATGGCCAGCCGGAACAGCGTCGCGAACAGCAAGATCGCGGGCAAGGTGGTGAGCGAGGTCGGATTGCGCAGATAGACCGCGACGATCAGCACCAGCACCGACAGCGACAGGTTGAAGGCAATCGACAGGTCGATGAGCCAGGTCGGCAAGGGCAGCACGATCATGAAGATGATCAGGATCAGCAGCGTGATCAGCGCAAGGTCCTGCGAGGCGGCCAATCGGCGCAGCATCTGCTTGGCAAGGGTCATATCCGGGCCTCTGGGCGGGGCGATTGCATGAGTTCGCGCGCGCGGCCAAGCTCGGCCTGTGCGCGCGGGGCATCGCCGCGATGATGTAAGATCCGCGCGAGCAGATAGTGGCAGGCAGCGCGCTCGGTCGGGTTTGGCGCGATATCCAATCCGCCCGGACGCTCGAAGCGGCCAAGCACGGTCAGCGCCTGTTCAGGATCGCCCCCGACCAGCATCGCCTCGGCCACCATCAGCACGGTCGCGGCCGAGAGATCGCCCATGGTCATCGCGGCGAGCCCCAGCACCATCGCCCGCGCCGGATCATTGTGGCGCAGATAGACAAGGCCAAGCGCCGACAGAACCACGCCGTGATCACGCAGGGATTGCGCCGGGCGCGCGGTCTCGGGCGCGTCAAGCTCCCAGGGCGGCGGAGTGGTGTCGGATCCGGCCAACTGGTCGCGGGTCGCATCCGTGTCGAGGTGAAGGGGAAATTGCGTCACCGGCCGACCTAGAGCCCCTGCAAATCGAGATAGCGCGAGAGTTTGCGCGTTTCATCCTCGATCACCGCCGCGACCAGCCGCCCGAGCCCCGGCACCGCCTGATCGGCCATGCCCGCATGATCGCGCGCAGCCTCAAGCGCCGCGACCAGCTCGATCGCAGAGGGCAGACGGACCTGCCCGAGCCCGGCCTCAAGGATCGCGCCGAAACCTTCGCTCGGCGGCTCGCTGCGCAGCCTGCGGGCCCGGTTTTCGCCGCCCTGCGGCGGCGGGGTCGCGGGACGGGCGCGGTGCGGGCCGCTCGTCGGCAGTGCTGCGATCTGGCGGGCCCCGGGGAAGGGCGTGATCTCATTCACCATGGCTCAGAACCTCACCGCCAGCCGCTCATCGCCGCGCGCCAGAGCGATTTCCGAGCGGGAAATCGCCTCGATGCGCCAGCCGTCATTGGTCATGTCGCCGATGCGCAGGACCGTGCCCGATTTGGTGCGCAATTCGGGGCGCGCGCCCAGCCAGACCGAGGCCACCGCCAGAACCGGCGCGGGCTGGCCCTCGGCAATCTCGCTGATCAGCGGCAGGCTTTGGCCGTGATCGGATTCAAAGCGCGCCCGGATCTGGCGCCAGCTCTCGGCCTGATCGCGCGAGAGCGTGCCGCGCACGCGCAAGACGCCCGCCTCGCTCGTGAGATGCAGCCCGCTCAGCCCGGCCTCGCCGAGCCGCGCGGCAAGCGCCGCGGTGGCCTCGCTCACGCAGTCGGGCCCGCAGACCAGCCGGGGCGAGGTCGCGGCAAGCCGGGTCGGCAGCGCCGTTTTGGGCGCCTCGGGGGTCAGGGTCGCGGCTTCGGCCTGCGCCAGCGGCATAAGCGTGGGGCGCGCCGCCCCGCCGCCGAATTCCGCGCCGAGCCACAGCCCGGCGGCAAGCGTCAGCGCAAAGATCCCCACCCCCGCCTGTAGGCTGATGCCCGCGCGCGCGACCGCGCCGGGCTGGGTCAAAAGGATCGCGGTTTCGTCATTGAGCTGCAGCGTGACCGGCAAGGCGATTTCGACGGGGTGCTCGGGCGGAAGCTCGTGCAATTCGCCTAGCCCGCCCTCGTCAAGCCGCAGCCCCTCGACTTTGGCGACAAGGCGCAGATGCGCGGCGCTGGCGCGCAAGGCAAGGCAGCCCGGCGCGACCCCGGCCAGAATGATCTGATCGCCCGCACCGCCCCCGATCGAGAGCTTGCCGGGCGCAAAACGTGCCGAGGCCCCGGCATTCGGGCCAGAGAGCACAGTCAGCAGAAAGGGTTTCGTCTCGGCCATGGTCTTCGCCTGTTCATCCGCAAAAAGCGCGGTCTCAACGCCCATCGGCCAGCACCCGAAAGAGGCCGGCCCAAGGCTTGTGTGACGCGAATGTCCCTGAAAGTCGGGGCGCGACCGAAGCCGCGCCCACGGGCAATTGCGGGCCGATCAGCCGTGGACCTTGTCCCAGGCCTTCTTTTCGGCGTCTTTGGCAGCCATGGCGCTGTTGAACAGCATCGACTGCTTGTTGACTTCGGTCTGGAACGCCAGAGCTTCCTGCTGGCTGGATTTCATATCGGCGAGCATGCCGCCAAGGCCTTGGGTTTCCATGTCAATCTTCTCTCTGTTACTGGTTAGGGTCTTCGTTGATGGCAGCCCACAACTTCGGCAGCGCATCGATGCCAGCATCATATGCCTGAGCGAGAAGAGAGAGCCGGGCATAGTCTTCTGTGCTCACTCCCCGGCCCATTTCCTGGACCACACGCCCTTTACCTGCCGAAAGTCGTTCCGTCAGACGCTTCAACTCCGCCCCATTGGGGTCGGCGGCAAAGCGTCGATCAAGCTCGACGATCTCGATTGTACGTTCAGACAAATCTTTTCTCCGTTCGGACCGTCCGCACTGGCAGGATCTCTGCCGGTTGCGTCGAGGGCGAAATTGGGCGGCTTTTGTAACGCATGCGTGAAGGTTTTGGCGGTTCGGACACATCAGCGGACGCGACCGAGAAAGCGGCGAGATCTTGCCAGATATGCCCGTTATGTCGGCGAAAATTTGCGCGCGGCCGGGGCGTCGTCACATCACTGCCACGCGGCTGTGGCACGCAAGATCAGCTGGTAACCCCCGTTTCACCTTTTGCGTGCAGAGACAGAGATGACCACCATCACCACCACACAGACCCCGCTTCTCGGCGCCGCGAATCTCTTTGCGCTGCCCCCGAAGAAAGACCTCTCGGGCCTGCCGCCGAAAGGGCTGACCGAGTTGATCGCAGAGCTTTCGAAGGCCCTGCAGGCGATTGTCGATCAGCTTGAGGGCAAGGGCGGCAAAAGCGGCGGCGCAGATCTGCCCTTTGCTGGCGCGGCCCAGAGAAATGCGGCCAATGCTGCGGGTCCCGCGGCCCCGCCTCAGACGCCAAAGCCGATCGCGGGCACGGCCCGGATCTGGGGCGATCCCCATTTCATCGGCGCGGATGGCGACAAATTCGACATTCAGGGCGAGGCGGGCAAGACCTATAACCTGCTCTCGGACAAGGGGTTCCAGATGAATGGAACCTTCGAGAAATGGGGCAATGACGGCGCGACGGTGGTCGGCAAGGTCGGGATCACCGCAGGCTCGAACTATGTTCAGGTCGATAAAAGCGGCAATGCCACCGTCAATGGCAAAGAGCTGAAGGACGGTGAACGGGTCGAGCTGCGCGACGGCGGCTTTGCTCTGCGCAAAGGCAATGAGGTCACGGTCCAGCGCGGTGAATGGGAGGTCAAGTTCCAGACGCTCGGCGATCATATCGACATGGATATCAAGACCGAGAATGCGATTGCCGATGGCGTCCTGCCGCATGGGCTGATCGGCCAGACCTTCGACGGCGACGGTCAGGCGCGGCGCGGCGATGAGGGCTCGGGCGCGCAGGGCGGTGGCGCGATTGCGCGGGCGGATGGCTCGATGTCGCAGGCGGGCGACAAGGATGCGGTCAAATCCTATGAGGTCGCGGCGCTCTGGGACACCACCTTCCAGACCCACAACGTCGATCACGGCCAGCAGAGCGTCTATGTCGATCAGAGCCACCAATCGGCGCAGCAGGTCTTTGCGATGATGATGGGCTTTTCGAGCCTCTTGAACTCGATCTTCAGCGCCTCCGGCAACCTTTACGCGGGCACCAACCTGCGCTCTGCCTGATCGCGCCAACCGGCACAAAGGCCCCGCTCTGCGGGGCCTTTTTCGTTGCGCTCAGCCTTGGCGCAGGAAGGGCGCGATTGCCTGGATCTGGGCGTCCTCGATGACGTAATCACCGACCGCCACGCCCGAAATCGCCGCCACCGCCGCCGCATCCTGGCTGATCCGCGCCTTGCTGGCCGCGCGCAAGAGCCGCGAAACAGCCGTGCTGCCACGCGCGCGGATCACCACCAAGGGCGCCGGGGTCTCGCCCTCGACATAGCGCAGGCCGATGGCGAGATCGGGCGCGGCATGGATGATCGCCGTGGCCTGGGCGAGCCCGGTCGGGCGTTCGACCAGCGCGCGCTGATTGGCGCGCATCTGGCCCTTGAGCTGGGGATCGCCGTCCTGATCCTTCATCTCGCGCTTGAATTCCGAAATTGACATGCGCTGCTCGCGCATGAATTCGCTGCGCTGGACCATGTAATCAAGCAGCGCCGCCAGAACCAGCATCGCGAGAATCGCCGTCACGATCGGCTGCAACAGCGCCAAAGCCGCCGCCCCGGTGCAGGAGATCCCGCAGGGCGGCGCGGCGATCAACCCGCCGAGGCTGCCCCATAGCAGCAGCGCCGGAGCGGTCAGCAGGACCGAAAGCCGGATGAGATGCATGAGAAAGCCCATAAGCGCGCGGCGCCCGAAGATCTTCTTGAAGCCGCTCGCCGGGCTCAGCTTGGTGAAGTCGGGGGCCAGCGCCTGGGTCGAGAACAGCGGCCCGCCCGAGACCACCATCCCCGCCAGCACCGAAACCGCAATCGCCGCGATCATCACCGGCAGGACCACCCCTGCCCCGAGCCTCAGGCTGATGCGCGCTTTCTCGGCCAAGGCCCCGGCGAAGTTCGCGGTCTCGGGCGCCTCGACGGTGAAAAGTGCGCGCAGATCGGCGGCAATCGCGGCATGGCGGGCGTAAAGATAGATCAGAATCACCGCCATGCTGATCGAGGCGACCGCCTCGCGCGAGGTCACGACCTGCCCCTTTTCGCGCGCCTTTTTCAGCTTGCGCCGACTTGGCGGCAGGTTCTTTTCCTCGGACGAGCCGCTCATTTGACCATGCCCTTCAGAAAGGGTGCCAAAGCCTCGGCGCCAAAGGGACCGCTGCCGGTCTGGGCCATGGCATAGCGG
This window encodes:
- a CDS encoding EscU/YscU/HrcU family type III secretion system export apparatus switch protein → MSGSSEEKNLPPSRRKLKKAREKGQVVTSREAVASISMAVILIYLYARHAAIAADLRALFTVEAPETANFAGALAEKARISLRLGAGVVLPVMIAAIAVSVLAGMVVSGGPLFSTQALAPDFTKLSPASGFKKIFGRRALMGFLMHLIRLSVLLTAPALLLWGSLGGLIAAPPCGISCTGAAALALLQPIVTAILAMLVLAALLDYMVQRSEFMREQRMSISEFKREMKDQDGDPQLKGQMRANQRALVERPTGLAQATAIIHAAPDLAIGLRYVEGETPAPLVVIRARGSTAVSRLLRAASKARISQDAAAVAAISGVAVGDYVIEDAQIQAIAPFLRQG
- a CDS encoding tetratricopeptide repeat protein, translated to MTQFPLHLDTDATRDQLAGSDTTPPPWELDAPETARPAQSLRDHGVVLSALGLVYLRHNDPARAMVLGLAAMTMGDLSAATVLMVAEAMLVGGDPEQALTVLGRFERPGGLDIAPNPTERAACHYLLARILHHRGDAPRAQAELGRARELMQSPRPEARI
- a CDS encoding VWD domain-containing protein, which gives rise to MTTITTTQTPLLGAANLFALPPKKDLSGLPPKGLTELIAELSKALQAIVDQLEGKGGKSGGADLPFAGAAQRNAANAAGPAAPPQTPKPIAGTARIWGDPHFIGADGDKFDIQGEAGKTYNLLSDKGFQMNGTFEKWGNDGATVVGKVGITAGSNYVQVDKSGNATVNGKELKDGERVELRDGGFALRKGNEVTVQRGEWEVKFQTLGDHIDMDIKTENAIADGVLPHGLIGQTFDGDGQARRGDEGSGAQGGGAIARADGSMSQAGDKDAVKSYEVAALWDTTFQTHNVDHGQQSVYVDQSHQSAQQVFAMMMGFSSLLNSIFSASGNLYAGTNLRSA
- the sctV gene encoding type III secretion system export apparatus subunit SctV, producing the protein MTLAKQMLRRLAASQDLALITLLILIIFMIVLPLPTWLIDLSIAFNLSLSVLVLIVAVYLRNPTSLTTLPAILLFATLFRLAIGISTTRMILLHADAGQIVETFGKFVLGGSLVVGIVVFLIITIVQFIVITKGSERVAEVSARFSLDALPGRQMSIDSDMRAGEIDIAEARRRREALQMESEFYGSMDGAMKFVKGDAIAGLIIIAVNILGGLGVGVGQNGMAFGDALHLYSVLTVGDGMVSQIPALIVAISSGIVITRITHEGSADLGRDIAAQIGGHARPLYVAALVLLGFALVPGFPKLVFIALALAFAGAGLMATRRAREAAEAEDQPGASARRDSRQDLMMTPMTPVQLTVGRDLAAGLDRAAFEDAALRERTRLFDELGVPFPRLQLSTDPLMPGDRWQLRVENVPVGEGHLPAGRLRLTDLPDAARIMGISVERVETGPSDAQGWWCPPEAAAELRHAGIPFQTPAEALARVAAGRLPRHAAEFLGVQEVSALLSATEARYASLVAEAQKALPLQKIAAVMRRLVEEEIPVRNLRILLETIVDWAPREKDPELLAEYVRTALARQISFKFADGERFIPAFVVETDIEEAIRGAIRQAPSGVYLALEAQQSRKLLEALKSAIGDPTGHARPPVFLSSMDIRRFLRRFLTNHDMNFAVISHKEVAPSYKVQPLAMLTIR
- a CDS encoding EscE/YscE/SsaE family type III secretion system needle protein co-chaperone — its product is MSERTIEIVELDRRFAADPNGAELKRLTERLSAGKGRVVQEMGRGVSTEDYARLSLLAQAYDAGIDALPKLWAAINEDPNQ
- a CDS encoding SctD/MshK family protein: MGVETALFADEQAKTMAETKPFLLTVLSGPNAGASARFAPGKLSIGGGAGDQIILAGVAPGCLALRASAAHLRLVAKVEGLRLDEGGLGELHELPPEHPVEIALPVTLQLNDETAILLTQPGAVARAGISLQAGVGIFALTLAAGLWLGAEFGGGAARPTLMPLAQAEAATLTPEAPKTALPTRLAATSPRLVCGPDCVSEATAALAARLGEAGLSGLHLTSEAGVLRVRGTLSRDQAESWRQIRARFESDHGQSLPLISEIAEGQPAPVLAVASVWLGARPELRTKSGTVLRIGDMTNDGWRIEAISRSEIALARGDERLAVRF
- a CDS encoding type II and III secretion system protein family protein, producing MSRFLRSPTTRLTTRPLRHLISRLTARIAAAFALLLVLAGIAAAAPTRLVVTEGDGRPIELPEETVTVFVADPMIADAMAISPSTIYVTGIAPGRTNIVLSDAADKQIATYQVEVRPSGLGAEGLLAPGLSANRRENTVIITGNARNVDEARSVSAAQRAYEADGIAVQDRTRYGGGTQVSLRVRFVEASRTDLQRLGVNLSALGASSGGPMRVVTGLGDPTGFLGGGVASGPAIGARATAGSFTIDGLIDALEQRGAVQILSEPTLTTVSGRKASFRAGGEIAYPVNQGDGVITAAFKQYGVSIDFTPTVLPGNRIAIEVQPEVSFLDASASVQVQGFQVPGVSIRRADTSVEVGSGQTFAIAGLYEQFSENQSNGVPGLSQVFGKNSRTRRERELIIFITPYIAGAKDAAQPRARRPAPQATVGFITR